A part of Drosophila ananassae strain 14024-0371.13 chromosome 2R, ASM1763931v2, whole genome shotgun sequence genomic DNA contains:
- the LOC6493520 gene encoding epsin-1 isoform X1: MRKQKDDMQVNVAGLRRNIKNLAHNYSDAQVKVREATSNDPWGPSAAIMGEIADLTHNVVAFSEIMQMIWKRLNDHGKNWRHVYKALILLEYLIKTGSEKVAQQCKENIFAIQTLRDFVYFEEGKDQGTHVREKAKQLVNLLKDDERLKNERVKALKAKERFAQHPSGFGSDGYIDGPSQRDLPPGWQEEPPKSVSELEMVRPQTAGEEELQLQLAMAMSREEAEQEEAKRRSDDVRLQLALSQSEQDFKDGSGRPIPAPAKREEPQSHLMDLLDISLGATSISSPPLGAAGGAPAGVIDPWATSAPRAPSQLSDPWSGTSSPQVDPWHPSAAPRTIMSAGVPMNAPPGANDAWGVRTQSPSVASGSSTEGWLQSNGNANQNGRGPTPAGAPVEAIGWLAKTNAPGALGAAPVNNGTNNGSASGDPWLAEAASGGAAAIAPADPWAGGGAQAGAAALDDPWKALGTGAVKKPSPEFDEFDLITNRNKSELSNYNASNNNNASLLDDMDPLSTNYGNGTGTGISSVHPSTGATAKKPLKDPHSFLGENSALVNLDNLIKPAGAQTQAGTAPAYNPFSDTVIPPKTNLFQQQQPAVPSINQLKQQAPFAVNMNQDPWAPVMGGVSATNQPNLPHPVRPTSLNLGPSSASAGEFELLSAFSNPIIPSSAMNPRPQPGSQVYNYPYASSDANINNNNGISSNINSNINTTTNRVHEFVSPSPGIDSIRNMDIFSDRSYFNSPTAPADDNLFYSGGSDNNNFGQTHRNYGASGLYSSYAASYSSALSDSLAETPGVSVAPIGFVPDPVQSFGPTSSSAAHCKLEQNNNMPWIKPEAATNPFLS, translated from the exons a TGAGAAAGCAAAAGGACGATATGCAGGTCAATGTCGCGGGTCTACGTAGAAACATCAAAAACCTTGCGCACAACTACTCGGATGCCCAG GTCAAAGTGCGCGAGGCCACCTCTAATGATCCATGGGGCCCGTCGGCCGCCATCATGGGCGAGATTGCAGATCTCACCCACAACGTGGTGGCCTTCTCGGAGATCATGCAGATGATATGGAAGCGACTCAACGACCACGGCAAGAACTGGCGACACGTCTACAAGGCACTCATCCTACTGGAGTACCTGATCAAGACCGGATCGGAGAAGGTGGCCCAGCAGTGCAAGGAGAACATCTTCGCCATCCAGACACTGCGCGACTTTGTCTACTTCGAGGAGGGCAAGGACCAGGGCACCCACGTCCGCGAGAAGGCCAAGCAGCTGGTCAACCTGCTGAAGGACGACGAGCGGCTGAAGAACGAGCGGGTGAAAGCTTTGAAGGCCAAGGAGAGATTCGCCCAGCATCCGAGTGGCTTCGGCAGCGATGGCTACATAGACGGGCCGTCGCAAAGGGACTTGCCGCCCGGCTGGCAAGAGGAGCCGCCCAAATCCGTGTCTGAGCTGGAAATGGTGCGCCCCCAGACTGCCGGAGAGGAGGAGCTGCAGCTCCAGCTGGCCATGGCCATGTCGCGCGAGGAGGCCGAGCAGGAGGAGGCCAAGCGGCGCAGCGACGATGTGCGACTGCAGCTGGCTCTCAGCCAGAGTGAGCAGGACTTCAA GGACGGAAGTGGACGACCGATACCTGCGCCTGCCAAGAGGGAGGAGCCACAGAGTCATCTAATGGACCTGCTGGACATTTCGCTGGGTGCCACGAGCATCTCGAGTCCACCGCTGGGCGCTGCAGGCGGCGCTCCGGCGGGCGTCATCGATCCTTGGGCTACGTCCGCTCCTAGAGCTCCTAGCCAGCTGTCGGATCCTTGGTCAGGCACCTCCTCGCCTCAGGTGGATCCCTGGCATCCGTCTGCCGCCCCACGCACCATTATGAGCGCCGGAGTACCTATGAACGCTCCGCCCGGTGCCAACGATGCCTGGGGAGTGCGAACTCAGTCGCCGTCTGTGGCATCGGGCTCCTCCACCGAGGGATGGCTGCAGAGTAACGGCAACGCCAACCAGAACGGACGGGGACCGACGCCTGCCGGTGCCCCTGTTGAAGCCATTGGGTGGTTAGCCAAAACAAATGCTCCTGGCGCTCTGGGAGCTGCGCCAGTCAACAATGGAACGAACAACGGCAGCGCGTCTGGAGATCCTTGGCTAGCAGAGGCAGCGAGTGGAGGAGCGGCTGCTATCGCTCCCGCGGATCCCTGGGCTGGAGGTGGCGCGCAAGCAGGAGCCGCAGCGTTGGATGATCCTTGGAAGGCCCTGGGCACGGGCGCCGTTAAG AAACCTTCTCCTGAATTTGACGAGTTCGACCTGATCACCAACCGCAACAAGAGTGAGCTTAGCAACTACAACGcctccaacaacaacaatg CCTCTCTCCTCGACGATATGGACCCGCTGTCGACGAACTACGGAAACGGAACCGGAACCGGAATTAGCTCAGTGCATCCGTCGACGGGAGCCACGGCTAAGAAACCGCTTAAGGACCCGCACTCCTTCCTCGGCGAGAACTCTGCGCTGGTCAACTTGGACAATCTGATTAAGCCGGCTGGAGCACAGACGCAAGCGGGCACCGCACCGGCCTACAATCCCTTCAGCGACACCGTGATACCACCCAAGACAAATCTattccagcaacagcagccagcC GTGCCGTCCATTAATCAGCTGAAACAACAGGCGCCCTTCGCGGTGAACATGAACCAGGATCCCTGGGCTCCTGTCATGGGTGGCGTGAGTGCGACCAACCAG CCAAATCTTCCGCACCCAGTGCGTCCAACTAGCCTCAATTTGGGGCCCTCGTCTGCGTCTGCGGGTGAATTTGAGCTTCTAAGTGCGTTTAGTAATCCCATCATTCCCTCCTCCGCCATGAATCCCCGCCCACAGCCAGGTTCTCAGGTCTACAACTATCCGTATGCCAGCAGTGATGCCAACATCAACAATAACAACGGCATCAGCAGCAATATCAATAGCAATAtcaacaccaccaccaacagagTGCACGAGTTTGTGAGTCCGAGTCCAGGAATCGATAGCATCCGCAACATGGACATTTTCAGCGACCGTTCCTATTTCAATAGTCCCACAGCGCCGGCTGATGACAATTTGTTCTACTCGGGCGGCAGCGATAACAATAACTTTGGCCAGACCCACAGAAACTACGGAGCTTCCGGTCTCTATTCAAGCTATGCTGCCTCCTACAGCAGCGCCCTATCTGACTCGTTGGCCGAAACGCCTGGCGTGAGCGTTGCTCCCATTGGCTTTGTGCCCGATCCTGTCCAGAGTTTTGGCCCAACGTCCTCGTCGGCTGCTCACTGCAAGCTGGAA caaaacaacaacatgcCGTGGATCAAACCGGAAGCAGCCACCAATCCGTTTTTGTCGTAA
- the LOC6493520 gene encoding epsin-1 isoform X2 yields the protein MQVNVAGLRRNIKNLAHNYSDAQVKVREATSNDPWGPSAAIMGEIADLTHNVVAFSEIMQMIWKRLNDHGKNWRHVYKALILLEYLIKTGSEKVAQQCKENIFAIQTLRDFVYFEEGKDQGTHVREKAKQLVNLLKDDERLKNERVKALKAKERFAQHPSGFGSDGYIDGPSQRDLPPGWQEEPPKSVSELEMVRPQTAGEEELQLQLAMAMSREEAEQEEAKRRSDDVRLQLALSQSEQDFKDGSGRPIPAPAKREEPQSHLMDLLDISLGATSISSPPLGAAGGAPAGVIDPWATSAPRAPSQLSDPWSGTSSPQVDPWHPSAAPRTIMSAGVPMNAPPGANDAWGVRTQSPSVASGSSTEGWLQSNGNANQNGRGPTPAGAPVEAIGWLAKTNAPGALGAAPVNNGTNNGSASGDPWLAEAASGGAAAIAPADPWAGGGAQAGAAALDDPWKALGTGAVKKPSPEFDEFDLITNRNKSELSNYNASNNNNASLLDDMDPLSTNYGNGTGTGISSVHPSTGATAKKPLKDPHSFLGENSALVNLDNLIKPAGAQTQAGTAPAYNPFSDTVIPPKTNLFQQQQPAVPSINQLKQQAPFAVNMNQDPWAPVMGGVSATNQPNLPHPVRPTSLNLGPSSASAGEFELLSAFSNPIIPSSAMNPRPQPGSQVYNYPYASSDANINNNNGISSNINSNINTTTNRVHEFVSPSPGIDSIRNMDIFSDRSYFNSPTAPADDNLFYSGGSDNNNFGQTHRNYGASGLYSSYAASYSSALSDSLAETPGVSVAPIGFVPDPVQSFGPTSSSAAHCKLEQNNNMPWIKPEAATNPFLS from the exons ATGCAGGTCAATGTCGCGGGTCTACGTAGAAACATCAAAAACCTTGCGCACAACTACTCGGATGCCCAG GTCAAAGTGCGCGAGGCCACCTCTAATGATCCATGGGGCCCGTCGGCCGCCATCATGGGCGAGATTGCAGATCTCACCCACAACGTGGTGGCCTTCTCGGAGATCATGCAGATGATATGGAAGCGACTCAACGACCACGGCAAGAACTGGCGACACGTCTACAAGGCACTCATCCTACTGGAGTACCTGATCAAGACCGGATCGGAGAAGGTGGCCCAGCAGTGCAAGGAGAACATCTTCGCCATCCAGACACTGCGCGACTTTGTCTACTTCGAGGAGGGCAAGGACCAGGGCACCCACGTCCGCGAGAAGGCCAAGCAGCTGGTCAACCTGCTGAAGGACGACGAGCGGCTGAAGAACGAGCGGGTGAAAGCTTTGAAGGCCAAGGAGAGATTCGCCCAGCATCCGAGTGGCTTCGGCAGCGATGGCTACATAGACGGGCCGTCGCAAAGGGACTTGCCGCCCGGCTGGCAAGAGGAGCCGCCCAAATCCGTGTCTGAGCTGGAAATGGTGCGCCCCCAGACTGCCGGAGAGGAGGAGCTGCAGCTCCAGCTGGCCATGGCCATGTCGCGCGAGGAGGCCGAGCAGGAGGAGGCCAAGCGGCGCAGCGACGATGTGCGACTGCAGCTGGCTCTCAGCCAGAGTGAGCAGGACTTCAA GGACGGAAGTGGACGACCGATACCTGCGCCTGCCAAGAGGGAGGAGCCACAGAGTCATCTAATGGACCTGCTGGACATTTCGCTGGGTGCCACGAGCATCTCGAGTCCACCGCTGGGCGCTGCAGGCGGCGCTCCGGCGGGCGTCATCGATCCTTGGGCTACGTCCGCTCCTAGAGCTCCTAGCCAGCTGTCGGATCCTTGGTCAGGCACCTCCTCGCCTCAGGTGGATCCCTGGCATCCGTCTGCCGCCCCACGCACCATTATGAGCGCCGGAGTACCTATGAACGCTCCGCCCGGTGCCAACGATGCCTGGGGAGTGCGAACTCAGTCGCCGTCTGTGGCATCGGGCTCCTCCACCGAGGGATGGCTGCAGAGTAACGGCAACGCCAACCAGAACGGACGGGGACCGACGCCTGCCGGTGCCCCTGTTGAAGCCATTGGGTGGTTAGCCAAAACAAATGCTCCTGGCGCTCTGGGAGCTGCGCCAGTCAACAATGGAACGAACAACGGCAGCGCGTCTGGAGATCCTTGGCTAGCAGAGGCAGCGAGTGGAGGAGCGGCTGCTATCGCTCCCGCGGATCCCTGGGCTGGAGGTGGCGCGCAAGCAGGAGCCGCAGCGTTGGATGATCCTTGGAAGGCCCTGGGCACGGGCGCCGTTAAG AAACCTTCTCCTGAATTTGACGAGTTCGACCTGATCACCAACCGCAACAAGAGTGAGCTTAGCAACTACAACGcctccaacaacaacaatg CCTCTCTCCTCGACGATATGGACCCGCTGTCGACGAACTACGGAAACGGAACCGGAACCGGAATTAGCTCAGTGCATCCGTCGACGGGAGCCACGGCTAAGAAACCGCTTAAGGACCCGCACTCCTTCCTCGGCGAGAACTCTGCGCTGGTCAACTTGGACAATCTGATTAAGCCGGCTGGAGCACAGACGCAAGCGGGCACCGCACCGGCCTACAATCCCTTCAGCGACACCGTGATACCACCCAAGACAAATCTattccagcaacagcagccagcC GTGCCGTCCATTAATCAGCTGAAACAACAGGCGCCCTTCGCGGTGAACATGAACCAGGATCCCTGGGCTCCTGTCATGGGTGGCGTGAGTGCGACCAACCAG CCAAATCTTCCGCACCCAGTGCGTCCAACTAGCCTCAATTTGGGGCCCTCGTCTGCGTCTGCGGGTGAATTTGAGCTTCTAAGTGCGTTTAGTAATCCCATCATTCCCTCCTCCGCCATGAATCCCCGCCCACAGCCAGGTTCTCAGGTCTACAACTATCCGTATGCCAGCAGTGATGCCAACATCAACAATAACAACGGCATCAGCAGCAATATCAATAGCAATAtcaacaccaccaccaacagagTGCACGAGTTTGTGAGTCCGAGTCCAGGAATCGATAGCATCCGCAACATGGACATTTTCAGCGACCGTTCCTATTTCAATAGTCCCACAGCGCCGGCTGATGACAATTTGTTCTACTCGGGCGGCAGCGATAACAATAACTTTGGCCAGACCCACAGAAACTACGGAGCTTCCGGTCTCTATTCAAGCTATGCTGCCTCCTACAGCAGCGCCCTATCTGACTCGTTGGCCGAAACGCCTGGCGTGAGCGTTGCTCCCATTGGCTTTGTGCCCGATCCTGTCCAGAGTTTTGGCCCAACGTCCTCGTCGGCTGCTCACTGCAAGCTGGAA caaaacaacaacatgcCGTGGATCAAACCGGAAGCAGCCACCAATCCGTTTTTGTCGTAA
- the LOC6493520 gene encoding epsin-1 isoform X5: protein MRKQKDDMQVNVAGLRRNIKNLAHNYSDAQVKVREATSNDPWGPSAAIMGEIADLTHNVVAFSEIMQMIWKRLNDHGKNWRHVYKALILLEYLIKTGSEKVAQQCKENIFAIQTLRDFVYFEEGKDQGTHVREKAKQLVNLLKDDERLKNERVKALKAKERFAQHPSGFGSDGYIDGPSQRDLPPGWQEEPPKSVSELEMVRPQTAGEEELQLQLAMAMSREEAEQEEAKRRSDDVRLQLALSQSEQDFKDGSGRPIPAPAKREEPQSHLMDLLDISLGATSISSPPLGAAGGAPAGVIDPWATSAPRAPSQLSDPWSGTSSPQVDPWHPSAAPRTIMSAGVPMNAPPGANDAWGVRTQSPSVASGSSTEGWLQSNGNANQNGRGPTPAGAPVEAIGWLAKTNAPGALGAAPVNNGTNNGSASGDPWLAEAASGGAAAIAPADPWAGGGAQAGAAALDDPWKALGTGAVKKPSPEFDEFDLITNRNKSELSNYNASNNNNASLLDDMDPLSTNYGNGTGTGISSVHPSTGATAKKPLKDPHSFLGENSALVNLDNLIKPAGAQTQAGTAPAYNPFSDTVIPPKTNLFQQQQPAVPSINQLKQQAPFAVNMNQDPWAPVMGGVSATNQQNNNMPWIKPEAATNPFLS, encoded by the exons a TGAGAAAGCAAAAGGACGATATGCAGGTCAATGTCGCGGGTCTACGTAGAAACATCAAAAACCTTGCGCACAACTACTCGGATGCCCAG GTCAAAGTGCGCGAGGCCACCTCTAATGATCCATGGGGCCCGTCGGCCGCCATCATGGGCGAGATTGCAGATCTCACCCACAACGTGGTGGCCTTCTCGGAGATCATGCAGATGATATGGAAGCGACTCAACGACCACGGCAAGAACTGGCGACACGTCTACAAGGCACTCATCCTACTGGAGTACCTGATCAAGACCGGATCGGAGAAGGTGGCCCAGCAGTGCAAGGAGAACATCTTCGCCATCCAGACACTGCGCGACTTTGTCTACTTCGAGGAGGGCAAGGACCAGGGCACCCACGTCCGCGAGAAGGCCAAGCAGCTGGTCAACCTGCTGAAGGACGACGAGCGGCTGAAGAACGAGCGGGTGAAAGCTTTGAAGGCCAAGGAGAGATTCGCCCAGCATCCGAGTGGCTTCGGCAGCGATGGCTACATAGACGGGCCGTCGCAAAGGGACTTGCCGCCCGGCTGGCAAGAGGAGCCGCCCAAATCCGTGTCTGAGCTGGAAATGGTGCGCCCCCAGACTGCCGGAGAGGAGGAGCTGCAGCTCCAGCTGGCCATGGCCATGTCGCGCGAGGAGGCCGAGCAGGAGGAGGCCAAGCGGCGCAGCGACGATGTGCGACTGCAGCTGGCTCTCAGCCAGAGTGAGCAGGACTTCAA GGACGGAAGTGGACGACCGATACCTGCGCCTGCCAAGAGGGAGGAGCCACAGAGTCATCTAATGGACCTGCTGGACATTTCGCTGGGTGCCACGAGCATCTCGAGTCCACCGCTGGGCGCTGCAGGCGGCGCTCCGGCGGGCGTCATCGATCCTTGGGCTACGTCCGCTCCTAGAGCTCCTAGCCAGCTGTCGGATCCTTGGTCAGGCACCTCCTCGCCTCAGGTGGATCCCTGGCATCCGTCTGCCGCCCCACGCACCATTATGAGCGCCGGAGTACCTATGAACGCTCCGCCCGGTGCCAACGATGCCTGGGGAGTGCGAACTCAGTCGCCGTCTGTGGCATCGGGCTCCTCCACCGAGGGATGGCTGCAGAGTAACGGCAACGCCAACCAGAACGGACGGGGACCGACGCCTGCCGGTGCCCCTGTTGAAGCCATTGGGTGGTTAGCCAAAACAAATGCTCCTGGCGCTCTGGGAGCTGCGCCAGTCAACAATGGAACGAACAACGGCAGCGCGTCTGGAGATCCTTGGCTAGCAGAGGCAGCGAGTGGAGGAGCGGCTGCTATCGCTCCCGCGGATCCCTGGGCTGGAGGTGGCGCGCAAGCAGGAGCCGCAGCGTTGGATGATCCTTGGAAGGCCCTGGGCACGGGCGCCGTTAAG AAACCTTCTCCTGAATTTGACGAGTTCGACCTGATCACCAACCGCAACAAGAGTGAGCTTAGCAACTACAACGcctccaacaacaacaatg CCTCTCTCCTCGACGATATGGACCCGCTGTCGACGAACTACGGAAACGGAACCGGAACCGGAATTAGCTCAGTGCATCCGTCGACGGGAGCCACGGCTAAGAAACCGCTTAAGGACCCGCACTCCTTCCTCGGCGAGAACTCTGCGCTGGTCAACTTGGACAATCTGATTAAGCCGGCTGGAGCACAGACGCAAGCGGGCACCGCACCGGCCTACAATCCCTTCAGCGACACCGTGATACCACCCAAGACAAATCTattccagcaacagcagccagcC GTGCCGTCCATTAATCAGCTGAAACAACAGGCGCCCTTCGCGGTGAACATGAACCAGGATCCCTGGGCTCCTGTCATGGGTGGCGTGAGTGCGACCAACCAG caaaacaacaacatgcCGTGGATCAAACCGGAAGCAGCCACCAATCCGTTTTTGTCGTAA
- the LOC6493520 gene encoding epsin-1 isoform X3, with protein MRKQKDDMQVNVAGLRRNIKNLAHNYSDAQVKVREATSNDPWGPSAAIMGEIADLTHNVVAFSEIMQMIWKRLNDHGKNWRHVYKALILLEYLIKTGSEKVAQQCKENIFAIQTLRDFVYFEEGKDQGTHVREKAKQLVNLLKDDERLKNERVKALKAKERFAQHPSGFGSDGYIDGPSQRDLPPGWQEEPPKSVSELEMVRPQTAGEEELQLQLAMAMSREEAEQEEAKRRSDDVRLQLALSQSEQDFKDGSGRPIPAPAKREEPQSHLMDLLDISLGATSISSPPLGAAGGAPAGVIDPWATSAPRAPSQLSDPWSGTSSPQVDPWHPSAAPRTIMSAGVPMNAPPGANDAWGVRTQSPSVASGSSTEGWLQSNGNANQNGRGPTPAGAPVEAIGWLAKTNAPGALGAAPVNNGTNNGSASGDPWLAEAASGGAAAIAPADPWAGGGAQAGAAALDDPWKALGTGAVKKPSPEFDEFDLITNRNKSELSNYNASNNNNASLLDDMDPLSTNYGNGTGTGISSVHPSTGATAKKPLKDPHSFLGENSALVNLDNLIKPAGAQTQAGTAPAYNPFSDTVIPPKTNLFQQQQPAVPSINQLKQQAPFAVNMNQDPWAPVMGGVSATNQPGSQVYNYPYASSDANINNNNGISSNINSNINTTTNRVHEFVSPSPGIDSIRNMDIFSDRSYFNSPTAPADDNLFYSGGSDNNNFGQTHRNYGASGLYSSYAASYSSALSDSLAETPGVSVAPIGFVPDPVQSFGPTSSSAAHCKLEQNNNMPWIKPEAATNPFLS; from the exons a TGAGAAAGCAAAAGGACGATATGCAGGTCAATGTCGCGGGTCTACGTAGAAACATCAAAAACCTTGCGCACAACTACTCGGATGCCCAG GTCAAAGTGCGCGAGGCCACCTCTAATGATCCATGGGGCCCGTCGGCCGCCATCATGGGCGAGATTGCAGATCTCACCCACAACGTGGTGGCCTTCTCGGAGATCATGCAGATGATATGGAAGCGACTCAACGACCACGGCAAGAACTGGCGACACGTCTACAAGGCACTCATCCTACTGGAGTACCTGATCAAGACCGGATCGGAGAAGGTGGCCCAGCAGTGCAAGGAGAACATCTTCGCCATCCAGACACTGCGCGACTTTGTCTACTTCGAGGAGGGCAAGGACCAGGGCACCCACGTCCGCGAGAAGGCCAAGCAGCTGGTCAACCTGCTGAAGGACGACGAGCGGCTGAAGAACGAGCGGGTGAAAGCTTTGAAGGCCAAGGAGAGATTCGCCCAGCATCCGAGTGGCTTCGGCAGCGATGGCTACATAGACGGGCCGTCGCAAAGGGACTTGCCGCCCGGCTGGCAAGAGGAGCCGCCCAAATCCGTGTCTGAGCTGGAAATGGTGCGCCCCCAGACTGCCGGAGAGGAGGAGCTGCAGCTCCAGCTGGCCATGGCCATGTCGCGCGAGGAGGCCGAGCAGGAGGAGGCCAAGCGGCGCAGCGACGATGTGCGACTGCAGCTGGCTCTCAGCCAGAGTGAGCAGGACTTCAA GGACGGAAGTGGACGACCGATACCTGCGCCTGCCAAGAGGGAGGAGCCACAGAGTCATCTAATGGACCTGCTGGACATTTCGCTGGGTGCCACGAGCATCTCGAGTCCACCGCTGGGCGCTGCAGGCGGCGCTCCGGCGGGCGTCATCGATCCTTGGGCTACGTCCGCTCCTAGAGCTCCTAGCCAGCTGTCGGATCCTTGGTCAGGCACCTCCTCGCCTCAGGTGGATCCCTGGCATCCGTCTGCCGCCCCACGCACCATTATGAGCGCCGGAGTACCTATGAACGCTCCGCCCGGTGCCAACGATGCCTGGGGAGTGCGAACTCAGTCGCCGTCTGTGGCATCGGGCTCCTCCACCGAGGGATGGCTGCAGAGTAACGGCAACGCCAACCAGAACGGACGGGGACCGACGCCTGCCGGTGCCCCTGTTGAAGCCATTGGGTGGTTAGCCAAAACAAATGCTCCTGGCGCTCTGGGAGCTGCGCCAGTCAACAATGGAACGAACAACGGCAGCGCGTCTGGAGATCCTTGGCTAGCAGAGGCAGCGAGTGGAGGAGCGGCTGCTATCGCTCCCGCGGATCCCTGGGCTGGAGGTGGCGCGCAAGCAGGAGCCGCAGCGTTGGATGATCCTTGGAAGGCCCTGGGCACGGGCGCCGTTAAG AAACCTTCTCCTGAATTTGACGAGTTCGACCTGATCACCAACCGCAACAAGAGTGAGCTTAGCAACTACAACGcctccaacaacaacaatg CCTCTCTCCTCGACGATATGGACCCGCTGTCGACGAACTACGGAAACGGAACCGGAACCGGAATTAGCTCAGTGCATCCGTCGACGGGAGCCACGGCTAAGAAACCGCTTAAGGACCCGCACTCCTTCCTCGGCGAGAACTCTGCGCTGGTCAACTTGGACAATCTGATTAAGCCGGCTGGAGCACAGACGCAAGCGGGCACCGCACCGGCCTACAATCCCTTCAGCGACACCGTGATACCACCCAAGACAAATCTattccagcaacagcagccagcC GTGCCGTCCATTAATCAGCTGAAACAACAGGCGCCCTTCGCGGTGAACATGAACCAGGATCCCTGGGCTCCTGTCATGGGTGGCGTGAGTGCGACCAACCAG CCAGGTTCTCAGGTCTACAACTATCCGTATGCCAGCAGTGATGCCAACATCAACAATAACAACGGCATCAGCAGCAATATCAATAGCAATAtcaacaccaccaccaacagagTGCACGAGTTTGTGAGTCCGAGTCCAGGAATCGATAGCATCCGCAACATGGACATTTTCAGCGACCGTTCCTATTTCAATAGTCCCACAGCGCCGGCTGATGACAATTTGTTCTACTCGGGCGGCAGCGATAACAATAACTTTGGCCAGACCCACAGAAACTACGGAGCTTCCGGTCTCTATTCAAGCTATGCTGCCTCCTACAGCAGCGCCCTATCTGACTCGTTGGCCGAAACGCCTGGCGTGAGCGTTGCTCCCATTGGCTTTGTGCCCGATCCTGTCCAGAGTTTTGGCCCAACGTCCTCGTCGGCTGCTCACTGCAAGCTGGAA caaaacaacaacatgcCGTGGATCAAACCGGAAGCAGCCACCAATCCGTTTTTGTCGTAA